From Chthonomonas sp., the proteins below share one genomic window:
- a CDS encoding PEP-CTERM sorting domain-containing protein (PEP-CTERM proteins occur, often in large numbers, in the proteomes of bacteria that also encode an exosortase, a predicted intramembrane cysteine proteinase. The presence of a PEP-CTERM domain at a protein's C-terminus predicts cleavage within the sorting domain, followed by covalent anchoring to some some component of the (usually Gram-negative) cell surface. Many PEP-CTERM proteins exhibit an unusual sequence composition that includes large numbers of potential glycosylation sites. Expression of one such protein has been shown restore the ability of a bacterium to form floc, a type of biofilm.) has translation MRKFTLLAIGLAVAATSQANYKFHFAYGDASLASLNNSSVGTVITPGSNLRIPTAGNNFSVQIWAERLTSASPAYEAGGSVMVAYDMAPVANSTTLFSTDNSFMHGKIRAAGATAESSINNPGSFDPVYSVSNGVYTNAGPGSLGFLSRRFRGCYTGNSSTPRMSGLSAQFKFESAGGNPFCRISAPVGQRFRLFDVQFKSNLQGGQSYGFAQGEVGLNLFAFGPLTGDINGGSSSWMGGDPVGTEIGSRLNLLAVPEPSSALAVAVGALALFRRKRA, from the coding sequence GTGAGAAAGTTCACCCTCCTCGCGATCGGCCTCGCCGTCGCCGCCACGTCTCAGGCCAACTATAAGTTTCACTTCGCCTATGGCGATGCGAGTCTCGCCTCGCTGAACAATAGTTCAGTCGGCACCGTGATTACGCCCGGCTCAAACCTGAGAATTCCCACTGCCGGGAACAACTTCTCGGTACAAATTTGGGCCGAGCGTCTGACGTCGGCCAGTCCGGCTTACGAAGCGGGGGGAAGCGTCATGGTTGCGTACGACATGGCTCCGGTCGCAAACAGCACAACTTTGTTTTCGACTGATAACTCGTTCATGCATGGCAAGATCCGGGCAGCTGGGGCAACGGCGGAATCCTCGATCAACAACCCAGGAAGTTTTGATCCAGTTTATTCCGTTAGCAACGGCGTGTATACGAACGCGGGACCGGGTTCTCTTGGATTCTTAAGTCGAAGATTCCGTGGATGCTACACGGGCAACTCAAGCACACCGCGTATGTCCGGGCTATCGGCCCAATTCAAATTTGAATCCGCAGGCGGAAATCCTTTTTGCCGCATTTCAGCGCCCGTTGGACAAAGATTCCGGCTTTTTGACGTGCAGTTCAAGAGCAATCTGCAAGGCGGTCAGTCGTACGGTTTCGCGCAAGGCGAAGTTGGCCTCAATCTTTTTGCATTCGGGCCTTTAACGGGCGATATTAACGGGGGCTCATCAAGCTGGATGGGTGGAGATCCGGTGGGCACCGAAATCGGCTCCCGCCTGAACCTGCTGGCCGTCCCCGAGCCGAGCTCGGCGCTGGCCGTAGCCGTCGGCGCGCTCGCGCTGTTCCGCCGCAAGCGCGCCTAA
- a CDS encoding PEP-CTERM sorting domain-containing protein (PEP-CTERM proteins occur, often in large numbers, in the proteomes of bacteria that also encode an exosortase, a predicted intramembrane cysteine proteinase. The presence of a PEP-CTERM domain at a protein's C-terminus predicts cleavage within the sorting domain, followed by covalent anchoring to some some component of the (usually Gram-negative) cell surface. Many PEP-CTERM proteins exhibit an unusual sequence composition that includes large numbers of potential glycosylation sites. Expression of one such protein has been shown restore the ability of a bacterium to form floc, a type of biofilm.), translated as MKKLTLLAIGIAVAATSQANFKFHFAYGDAALAALNNSTVGTLIASGTNLRVPTAGANFSVQIWAEKISSSTKVASGASVIVAYDVAPVANSTTSYSSYSSFMHQKIRSQTSDASGSIVNDGTLSRLVDINTGEERGPGSFSVLSKKFRGAFTGNTISPRMFGLSAQFGLQGADGTPVGFGLPMAMNERVRICDMKFTSNLVAGQSYGFAQGEAGLNLYATTIANGNGGGCSWMGNYATSAAVGSRLNLTTVVPEPSSALAVAIGALALLRRNRRASKEVRS; from the coding sequence GTGAAAAAGCTCACCCTCCTCGCGATCGGCATTGCTGTGGCGGCCACGTCTCAGGCTAACTTTAAGTTCCACTTCGCGTATGGCGATGCGGCACTTGCTGCGCTCAACAACAGCACGGTAGGAACCCTGATTGCCAGCGGCACCAACCTGCGCGTGCCGACCGCCGGTGCCAATTTCTCAGTTCAAATCTGGGCCGAGAAAATCTCGTCCAGCACCAAAGTTGCCAGCGGAGCGTCGGTGATCGTTGCCTATGATGTAGCTCCCGTTGCCAACAGCACAACTTCCTATTCCAGCTACTCGAGCTTCATGCACCAGAAGATCCGGTCGCAAACAAGCGACGCAAGTGGATCAATCGTGAACGATGGCACCCTGTCGCGCTTGGTTGACATCAATACAGGTGAGGAACGGGGTCCTGGCTCGTTTTCTGTTCTGAGCAAGAAGTTTCGAGGTGCGTTCACCGGGAACACAATTAGTCCGCGCATGTTCGGTCTCTCGGCTCAGTTCGGGTTGCAGGGCGCGGATGGCACTCCGGTCGGCTTTGGGCTCCCCATGGCCATGAATGAGCGGGTCCGCATCTGCGACATGAAGTTCACCAGCAATTTGGTAGCTGGCCAATCGTATGGATTTGCGCAAGGCGAAGCCGGACTCAATCTCTATGCAACAACCATCGCGAACGGTAACGGCGGAGGTTGTAGCTGGATGGGCAACTACGCGACGAGTGCCGCCGTGGGATCGCGCCTCAACCTAACCACAGTCGTCCCCGAGCCGAGTTCCGCGCTGGCGGTAGCCATCGGCGCGCTCGCCCTGCTCCGCCGTAATCGACGTGCTTCGAAGGAGGTTCGCTCGTGA
- a CDS encoding PEP-CTERM sorting domain-containing protein (PEP-CTERM proteins occur, often in large numbers, in the proteomes of bacteria that also encode an exosortase, a predicted intramembrane cysteine proteinase. The presence of a PEP-CTERM domain at a protein's C-terminus predicts cleavage within the sorting domain, followed by covalent anchoring to some some component of the (usually Gram-negative) cell surface. Many PEP-CTERM proteins exhibit an unusual sequence composition that includes large numbers of potential glycosylation sites. Expression of one such protein has been shown restore the ability of a bacterium to form floc, a type of biofilm.) gives MKIKLAGITLALAVAATSQANYKFHFAYGDASLASLNNSSVGTVITPGSNLRIPTAGNNFSVQIWAERLTSTGQDYQPGGTVMVAYDMAPVANSTTSWDSYSSFAHRRIAAAGATASASINNAGTFTDVYDNSFTPQGPGSLGFLSRKFRGAHTGNSSSPRMFGLSAQFKFEAASGNPICYIAPTVGQRFRLFDMQFISNLLDGQSYGFAQGEVGLNLFAFGPVTGEINGGSSSWMGKAPTGTEIGSRLNLLAVPEPSSALAVAVGALALLRRNRRASKEVRS, from the coding sequence ATGAAAATTAAGCTTGCGGGGATCACCCTTGCGCTCGCCGTCGCGGCCACGTCTCAGGCCAACTATAAGTTTCACTTCGCCTATGGCGATGCGAGCCTCGCCTCGCTGAACAATAGTTCAGTCGGCACCGTCATTACTCCCGGTTCAAACCTGAGAATTCCCACTGCTGGGAATAACTTTTCCGTACAAATTTGGGCCGAGCGTTTGACGTCGACCGGTCAGGATTACCAACCAGGGGGCACCGTCATGGTTGCGTACGACATGGCTCCGGTCGCAAACAGCACAACATCCTGGGACTCTTACTCCTCCTTTGCGCACAGGAGGATCGCCGCAGCCGGCGCAACCGCCTCCGCCTCAATCAACAACGCTGGGACTTTCACGGACGTTTATGATAACTCTTTCACGCCACAAGGTCCTGGCAGCCTGGGCTTTCTCAGCAGAAAGTTCCGGGGCGCACACACGGGCAACTCTAGCAGCCCTCGAATGTTTGGTTTATCCGCGCAATTCAAATTTGAAGCTGCAAGCGGCAATCCGATTTGTTACATTGCTCCAACCGTTGGGCAACGATTTCGGCTGTTTGACATGCAGTTCATAAGCAACCTGCTGGATGGGCAATCTTACGGATTTGCGCAAGGCGAAGTTGGCCTCAATCTTTTCGCATTTGGGCCTGTCACGGGCGAGATAAACGGCGGCTCATCAAGCTGGATGGGCAAAGCACCAACTGGCACCGAAATCGGCTCCCGCTTGAACCTGCTCGCCGTCCCCGAGCCGAGCTCGGCGCTGGCCGTAGCCGTCGGCGCGCTCGCGCTGCTCCGCCGTAATCGACGTGCTTCGAAGGAGGTTCGCTCGTGA
- a CDS encoding type II toxin-antitoxin system RelE/ParE family toxin, with product MTYKVFIEPSALRDATEAAAYIRSTTSPAAAAKWLDKLEAAIADLNSHPQRFRVIDEQKFFAIELRQFRHFSHRVIFHVNDESATVRVLRIYHGYRDALRPKD from the coding sequence TTGACCTATAAGGTTTTTATCGAGCCATCGGCTCTGCGCGACGCAACCGAAGCGGCGGCTTACATTCGTTCGACGACGAGCCCGGCAGCCGCGGCCAAATGGCTTGACAAGCTTGAGGCGGCCATCGCAGATTTGAACAGCCATCCTCAGCGATTTCGGGTCATCGACGAGCAGAAATTCTTCGCCATTGAGCTGAGGCAGTTCCGGCACTTCTCGCACCGCGTGATCTTTCACGTGAACGATGAGTCGGCGACGGTACGCGTATTGCGCATTTATCATGGTTATCGCGATGCGCTTCGGCCCAAGGATTAA
- a CDS encoding type II toxin-antitoxin system Phd/YefM family antitoxin codes for MLHIDHIHPVTDFVRNYRTYLTRLKETGRPEVLTVNGVPECVLLDAKSYQAMQDALESMRFVHAVNEALAGMPANDGVPVAEGFQGIREHLDL; via the coding sequence ATGTTGCACATTGACCACATTCATCCGGTCACGGACTTTGTCCGGAATTACCGAACCTACTTGACCCGGCTCAAGGAGACGGGCCGGCCCGAGGTGTTGACCGTGAATGGCGTGCCCGAATGTGTGCTTTTGGATGCCAAGAGCTATCAGGCAATGCAGGACGCGCTGGAGAGCATGCGGTTTGTTCACGCTGTAAACGAGGCGTTGGCAGGCATGCCAGCGAACGACGGAGTGCCGGTGGCGGAGGGTTTCCAAGGGATCCGCGAACACCTTGACCTATAA
- the guaB gene encoding IMP dehydrogenase, whose product MHNFREGLSFDDVLLLPQHTEVLPSEVDISTQLLPNVTLKVPFVSAPMDTVTGARMAIAMAREGGVGVLHRNVGIEEQAEMVDRVKRSESGVITKPFKLTPNESLQAALALMDRYHISGVPIVNAKGKLVGILTNRDIRFETDFTKPIKDRMTKRGLITTRVGTTLEEAEKILAEHRVEKLPIVDDEFHLTGLITIKDIQKIRKHPLATKDAKGRLVVGAAIGSLREPYERAKALFDAGVDFVVIDAAHGHSRGVMECLKMLKAKIPDLPVIAGNVATPEATRALIELGADALRVGIGAGSICTTRVVAGIGVPQFSAVAYCAEIANEAGVPTIADGGLRSSGDLVKSLAAGGSCVMMGNMFAGCDESPGETEIYRNRAYKVYRGMGSIGAMKIGSSDRYMQVKEAGGTIVPEGVEGRVPYKGPLGDTMAQLIGGLRSGMGYVGAGTLRELRQRAEFIKITNAGLRESHPHDISITKEPPNYSSPWSNDHS is encoded by the coding sequence ATGCACAATTTTCGCGAAGGTCTTAGCTTCGACGACGTCTTGCTCCTCCCGCAGCACACCGAAGTCCTGCCCAGCGAAGTCGATATCTCAACTCAGCTGCTGCCGAACGTCACCCTCAAGGTCCCGTTCGTCTCGGCTCCCATGGACACGGTAACCGGGGCGCGGATGGCCATTGCCATGGCGCGCGAGGGCGGTGTTGGTGTCCTCCACCGCAACGTCGGCATCGAGGAGCAGGCCGAAATGGTGGACCGCGTCAAGCGATCCGAATCGGGCGTCATCACCAAGCCGTTCAAGCTCACCCCGAATGAGAGTCTGCAGGCCGCGCTCGCGCTGATGGATCGCTATCACATCAGCGGGGTGCCGATTGTCAACGCGAAGGGCAAGCTCGTCGGCATTCTCACCAACCGCGATATTCGGTTTGAAACCGACTTTACCAAGCCGATCAAGGACCGCATGACCAAGCGCGGCCTCATCACCACGCGCGTCGGCACCACGCTCGAGGAAGCGGAGAAGATCCTCGCCGAGCACCGCGTGGAGAAGCTGCCGATTGTGGACGACGAGTTCCATCTGACCGGCCTCATCACCATCAAGGACATTCAAAAGATTCGCAAGCACCCGCTGGCCACCAAGGACGCCAAGGGTCGGCTCGTGGTCGGCGCGGCAATCGGCTCGCTTCGCGAACCCTACGAACGCGCCAAGGCACTGTTTGATGCCGGTGTAGATTTTGTCGTGATTGACGCCGCGCACGGGCATTCGCGCGGGGTGATGGAATGCCTCAAGATGCTCAAGGCGAAAATTCCCGACTTGCCGGTGATCGCGGGGAATGTCGCGACGCCCGAGGCCACGCGCGCGCTCATCGAGCTCGGCGCGGACGCGCTGCGGGTTGGCATTGGCGCGGGCTCCATCTGCACAACGCGGGTGGTCGCCGGTATCGGCGTCCCGCAGTTTTCGGCCGTTGCCTATTGCGCGGAAATCGCGAATGAAGCCGGGGTTCCGACCATCGCAGATGGCGGGCTGCGCAGTAGCGGCGACCTCGTGAAGAGTCTGGCCGCGGGCGGAAGTTGCGTGATGATGGGCAACATGTTCGCCGGGTGCGATGAAAGCCCGGGCGAAACCGAAATCTATCGCAATCGCGCGTACAAGGTGTACCGTGGCATGGGCAGCATCGGCGCGATGAAGATCGGCTCCAGCGACCGCTACATGCAGGTGAAGGAGGCGGGCGGGACCATCGTTCCCGAGGGCGTCGAAGGTCGCGTGCCGTACAAGGGGCCGCTCGGTGACACCATGGCGCAGCTCATCGGCGGTCTGCGCAGCGGCATGGGTTATGTCGGCGCGGGCACGCTCCGCGAGCTTCGTCAACGCGCCGAGTTTATCAAGATCACCAACGCCGGTCTGCGGGAATCTCACCCGCACGACATCAGCATTACGAAGGAGCCACCGAACTACTCAAGCCCATGGTCCAACGATCACTCTTAA
- a CDS encoding N-acetylmuramoyl-L-alanine amidase: MVQRSLLILVGLLGVAWAGEFVNPVRGWEPGPHVISRAAWGAKPVLPGGTRQSVSRITIHHAGVATNRKRTFVDKMRGLQAFSQREDKLASGKTKPAWIDIPYHYYIDWQGQIAACRPVEWAGDTNTEYNPTGHLLICLEGDFTKEQPTAAQVASLIAFVREQRAWRGVPADRVQTHRDFAETDCPGENLYKLLGLIRERSTP, encoded by the coding sequence ATGGTCCAACGATCACTCTTAATCCTGGTCGGCCTGCTCGGAGTTGCGTGGGCCGGCGAATTTGTCAATCCGGTGCGCGGCTGGGAGCCGGGGCCGCATGTGATTTCGCGCGCGGCTTGGGGAGCCAAACCCGTCTTGCCCGGCGGAACCCGGCAAAGTGTCTCTCGGATCACGATTCATCACGCGGGTGTGGCCACCAACCGCAAACGCACGTTCGTGGACAAAATGCGCGGACTGCAGGCGTTTAGTCAGCGCGAGGATAAGCTCGCGAGCGGCAAAACTAAGCCGGCCTGGATCGACATTCCGTACCACTACTACATTGATTGGCAGGGTCAGATCGCCGCGTGCCGGCCGGTGGAATGGGCCGGCGATACGAACACGGAATACAACCCGACGGGCCACTTGCTGATCTGTTTAGAAGGCGACTTTACCAAGGAGCAGCCCACGGCGGCGCAGGTGGCCTCGCTCATCGCGTTTGTGCGCGAGCAGCGCGCCTGGCGCGGAGTTCCGGCTGATCGCGTGCAAACGCACCGCGACTTCGCTGAGACCGATTGCCCGGGCGAAAACCTCTACAAGCTGTTGGGCCTCATCCGCGAGCGGTCCACGCCGTGA
- a CDS encoding thioredoxin domain-containing protein: protein MNRLAGSHSPYLRQHADNPVHWWPWGEEAFAEATRRNVPVFLSVGYSTCHWCHVMARESFSDPAVAAFLNEKFVAIKVDREEFPDVDDAYMAAVQLSSGRGGWPMTVFMAPDRRPFFAGTYFPPERHGQVPSFRDLLRQIDEAWTGARTEVQTACEQFDKALRESRSANLEPFSGDLSAELLHDCARDLEDEFDAEYGGFGNAPKFPPHTALEFLAAYAKRPDCLLDASAHMARWTLRSMILGGIHDLVGGGFHRYSTDAEWLLPHFEKMLTDNGQLLSVMAATLPLTDGEDEALLRLAGQGIVGWVAERMTDACGAFFTAQNADTEGREGKTYVWHDAEIASQEFKDAFGVIPMGNFLEEATRQRTGENILIWSSPESPVSDGAWRFAAELAELKQRRDQRAQPSTDTKMLASANGLMIRGLADWARATGDAQAQQMAQRALAVWAEQPDWPHMIADGKPMGAAYLDDVAYLGLAAEACIPFAPEAADFARRCGEKLADFPGLVYSSAAHEDCFGPALKPLDQAVPSPVGAAIRLMVRQAIPCESDLIRMSGWMHRAPHASETLHLALMERLDAGKLAGSQAEWQPNELNIKLQAGEKIVGAWRLPGREPLAISGEQITLPENTTEVAYRICDAEACRPEVIATRPGS from the coding sequence GTGAACCGCCTCGCTGGGTCGCATTCGCCGTACCTGCGGCAGCACGCCGACAACCCCGTGCATTGGTGGCCGTGGGGTGAGGAGGCGTTTGCCGAGGCGACGCGGCGCAACGTGCCGGTGTTCCTGAGCGTGGGCTACAGCACCTGCCATTGGTGCCACGTCATGGCGCGCGAGTCGTTTTCCGACCCCGCGGTGGCGGCGTTTCTCAACGAAAAGTTTGTCGCGATTAAGGTTGACCGCGAGGAGTTTCCCGACGTGGACGACGCCTACATGGCGGCGGTGCAACTCAGCAGCGGTCGGGGCGGTTGGCCGATGACCGTGTTCATGGCCCCTGACCGAAGACCGTTCTTCGCGGGGACGTATTTTCCGCCCGAGCGGCACGGTCAGGTGCCGAGTTTCCGCGACTTGCTGCGGCAGATTGACGAGGCGTGGACCGGCGCGCGGACCGAGGTGCAGACAGCATGCGAGCAGTTTGACAAGGCACTACGCGAAAGCCGTTCGGCCAATCTGGAGCCGTTTTCGGGCGATCTCTCGGCGGAGTTGCTGCACGATTGTGCGCGGGACTTGGAGGACGAATTCGACGCCGAGTACGGTGGGTTTGGCAACGCGCCGAAGTTTCCGCCGCACACCGCGCTGGAGTTTTTGGCGGCCTACGCCAAACGTCCGGATTGCCTCCTCGACGCGAGCGCGCACATGGCGCGGTGGACTCTGCGCAGCATGATTTTGGGCGGAATCCACGACCTGGTGGGCGGCGGGTTTCACCGCTACAGCACCGACGCCGAGTGGTTGCTGCCGCACTTTGAAAAGATGCTTACCGATAACGGGCAACTGCTTTCGGTGATGGCCGCCACGTTGCCGCTGACAGATGGCGAAGACGAGGCGTTGCTTCGCTTGGCGGGGCAGGGAATTGTCGGTTGGGTCGCGGAGCGCATGACCGACGCCTGCGGCGCATTTTTCACCGCACAAAACGCCGACACCGAGGGTCGGGAGGGCAAAACGTACGTGTGGCACGACGCCGAGATCGCGAGCCAGGAGTTCAAAGATGCGTTCGGCGTAATTCCGATGGGCAACTTTTTGGAGGAAGCCACCCGACAGCGTACGGGCGAGAATATCCTCATTTGGTCGTCGCCCGAAAGCCCCGTCAGCGATGGCGCCTGGCGATTTGCCGCCGAACTTGCCGAGCTAAAGCAGCGGCGAGACCAGCGCGCCCAGCCGAGCACCGACACCAAGATGCTGGCCAGCGCCAACGGCCTGATGATTCGCGGCCTTGCCGATTGGGCGCGTGCGACCGGCGATGCGCAGGCCCAGCAGATGGCGCAACGGGCCCTGGCGGTGTGGGCCGAGCAGCCCGATTGGCCGCACATGATCGCCGACGGGAAGCCGATGGGCGCGGCCTATTTGGACGACGTGGCTTACCTTGGCTTGGCGGCAGAAGCCTGTATTCCGTTTGCGCCGGAGGCGGCGGACTTCGCCCGTCGTTGCGGAGAAAAGCTCGCCGATTTTCCCGGGCTGGTGTATTCCAGCGCGGCGCACGAAGATTGCTTTGGGCCGGCGCTCAAGCCGCTGGATCAGGCGGTGCCGAGCCCGGTTGGGGCGGCGATTCGCCTGATGGTGCGGCAAGCGATTCCGTGCGAATCGGACTTGATTCGGATGAGCGGGTGGATGCACCGCGCACCCCACGCCAGCGAGACTCTGCACCTGGCGCTGATGGAGCGGCTCGACGCCGGCAAACTGGCCGGAAGCCAGGCCGAATGGCAGCCCAACGAGCTAAACATAAAGCTCCAGGCAGGCGAAAAAATTGTGGGTGCCTGGCGGCTACCCGGGCGCGAGCCACTGGCCATTTCGGGTGAGCAAATCACGCTTCCGGAGAACACAACCGAAGTTGCGTATCGCATCTGCGACGCCGAAGCGTGTCGCCCTGAAGTCATCGCGACCCGCCCGGGTTCTTAA
- a CDS encoding PstS family phosphate ABC transporter substrate-binding protein — protein sequence MMSQKTINVLLAGLSLGVLAASCGPKAEGGTTEGTPATDGAKLSGKLTVDGSSTVYPASMAVAEEFTNKNPDVKAAVSESGTGGGFKKFAAKEIDIAGASRPIKKEEMEACAKAGVEFIELPIAFDGLTVIVNKENTFAKSLTVDELKKMWAPGSTINNWKDVRPGFPDLPIKFFGAGTDSGTFDYFTKAIVGEEKSIRNDYAASEDDNVISLGVQNDKGGIGFLGYSYFVMNQDKMAAVAIGDGASAVAPSTETIQGGSYQPLSRPLFIYVSKAAAARPEVKAYIEMYLSKESRTILGEEGFVALPDAAYDLVAKRFTEGKTGSVFAGETLIGVKMEDILSKEK from the coding sequence GTGATGAGTCAGAAGACGATCAACGTTCTCCTCGCCGGCCTGAGCCTCGGCGTCCTCGCTGCCAGCTGCGGCCCCAAGGCCGAAGGTGGCACCACCGAAGGCACGCCCGCAACCGACGGCGCGAAGCTTTCGGGCAAGCTGACGGTTGACGGTTCGAGCACCGTTTATCCCGCCAGCATGGCCGTTGCCGAAGAATTCACGAACAAGAATCCGGACGTGAAGGCAGCCGTCAGCGAATCGGGTACCGGTGGCGGCTTCAAGAAGTTTGCGGCCAAGGAAATTGATATCGCGGGCGCATCGCGACCGATCAAGAAGGAAGAAATGGAAGCCTGCGCGAAGGCTGGCGTCGAGTTCATCGAGCTTCCCATCGCGTTCGACGGCCTCACCGTGATCGTCAACAAGGAAAACACGTTTGCCAAGTCGCTGACCGTGGATGAGCTCAAGAAGATGTGGGCGCCGGGCAGCACGATCAACAACTGGAAGGATGTGCGCCCCGGATTCCCCGACCTGCCGATCAAGTTCTTTGGCGCGGGCACCGACTCGGGCACGTTTGACTACTTCACCAAGGCGATTGTCGGCGAAGAGAAGTCGATCCGCAACGACTACGCCGCCAGCGAAGACGACAACGTCATCAGCCTCGGCGTGCAAAACGACAAGGGTGGCATCGGCTTCCTGGGTTACAGCTACTTTGTGATGAACCAAGACAAAATGGCCGCCGTGGCCATTGGCGATGGAGCCAGTGCCGTAGCGCCGAGCACGGAAACCATTCAAGGCGGCAGCTACCAGCCGCTCAGCCGACCGCTCTTCATCTACGTGAGCAAGGCCGCCGCCGCGCGACCCGAAGTGAAGGCCTACATCGAGATGTACTTGAGCAAGGAATCCCGCACAATCCTGGGCGAAGAAGGGTTCGTCGCTCTGCCGGACGCCGCCTACGACTTGGTGGCCAAGCGATTTACCGAAGGGAAAACTGGCAGCGTGTTTGCCGGCGAAACCCTGATCGGTGTTAAGATGGAAGATATCCTCAGCAAGGAAAAGTAA
- the pstC gene encoding phosphate ABC transporter permease subunit PstC, translating to MIATPEANSNRAESLRRRISLRSLSEGTLRSLCFVCAIVTILTTLAIAYFLIVETVPFFGKVTPAEFYLGTKWSPQITPNRYGVLPLISGTFMIAIGAAVIAIPLGLASAIYLTEFATLRTKRVLKPTLEVLAGIPTVVYGYFALTMITPFLKKFFPSTEGSNAASGAIVVGIMILPLVSSLCSDALAAVPRALREGAYGLGSTKQEVTMKVVVPGALSGIMSSFILAISRAVGETMAVTLAAGATPKLTTNYLESIQTMTAYIVQVVKGDTPVGSIGYQTIFAVGFSLFVITFVMNLIARALVQKYRRVYE from the coding sequence TTGATCGCCACTCCCGAAGCCAATTCGAACCGCGCGGAATCCCTGCGCCGCCGCATCTCCCTTCGCTCATTGAGCGAGGGGACTTTGCGCTCATTGTGCTTCGTCTGCGCCATCGTCACGATTCTCACGACGCTGGCGATTGCCTACTTTTTGATCGTCGAAACCGTGCCGTTCTTCGGAAAGGTAACGCCGGCGGAGTTCTATCTGGGCACCAAGTGGTCGCCGCAGATTACGCCCAACCGCTACGGCGTGTTGCCGCTAATCTCGGGCACGTTTATGATCGCCATCGGGGCGGCGGTGATCGCGATTCCGCTGGGGCTAGCCTCGGCGATTTACCTCACCGAGTTTGCGACGTTGCGCACCAAGCGTGTGCTCAAGCCGACGCTGGAAGTGCTCGCCGGGATACCGACCGTCGTCTACGGCTACTTCGCGTTGACAATGATCACGCCGTTCCTCAAGAAGTTTTTCCCCTCGACGGAAGGCTCCAACGCGGCCTCCGGCGCGATTGTCGTGGGCATCATGATTCTGCCGCTGGTGAGCTCGCTTTGTAGCGACGCGCTCGCCGCCGTTCCGCGCGCCCTGCGCGAGGGAGCCTATGGCCTGGGCAGCACCAAGCAAGAAGTCACGATGAAGGTGGTGGTGCCGGGCGCGCTCAGCGGCATCATGTCGTCGTTCATTCTGGCGATTTCGCGAGCCGTCGGCGAGACCATGGCCGTGACCTTGGCCGCGGGCGCCACGCCGAAGCTCACGACCAACTACCTGGAAAGCATTCAGACCATGACCGCCTACATCGTGCAAGTGGTGAAGGGCGACACGCCGGTGGGCAGCATCGGCTACCAAACCATCTTTGCCGTCGGGTTCTCGCTGTTCGTCATCACGTTCGTGATGAACCTCATCGCGCGGGCGCTCGTGCAGAAATATCGGAGGGTTTACGAATGA